Proteins from a genomic interval of Polaribacter sp. Q13:
- a CDS encoding adenosylcobinamide-GDP ribazoletransferase produces the protein MKKEIHIFFTALMFYTRIPIPKSILFKKEYSKASIKYLPLIGLLVGGLSALILNLSLLVLPVSIALIISMITGLLLTGGFHEDGLADTVDRFGGGWNKEKILLIMKDSTIGAYGAIALVMALLLKYQLLVALVDLSIANGINTPYFMLFILLSGHSLSRVLAISVMITHSYARINDDSSKLKSITTDILKWTSPAFILSSVFALFPLFLFQSPYVFLLLIPIYLVRVLLTRFFNKWINGYTGDCLGSIQQICEIIFYLSILILWKYI, from the coding sequence ATGAAAAAAGAAATTCACATATTCTTTACCGCATTAATGTTTTACACAAGAATTCCTATTCCTAAAAGCATTCTATTTAAAAAAGAATATTCTAAAGCGTCAATCAAATATTTACCGCTAATAGGCTTATTGGTTGGCGGACTTTCTGCTCTAATATTAAATTTATCACTACTTGTTTTACCTGTTTCTATTGCTCTAATTATCTCTATGATTACTGGTTTGTTACTAACAGGTGGATTTCATGAAGATGGTTTGGCAGATACTGTTGATCGTTTTGGAGGAGGATGGAACAAAGAAAAAATTCTTCTAATTATGAAGGATAGTACTATTGGAGCTTATGGAGCAATCGCTTTAGTAATGGCACTTTTGTTGAAATATCAATTATTAGTAGCTTTGGTAGATTTATCGATAGCAAACGGAATTAATACTCCATATTTTATGCTATTTATTTTGCTTTCGGGTCATAGTCTTAGTAGAGTTCTAGCCATTAGTGTAATGATTACGCATTCCTATGCTCGTATAAATGATGACTCTTCAAAATTAAAATCGATAACAACTGATATCTTAAAATGGACAAGTCCGGCATTTATTTTATCAAGTGTTTTTGCTTTATTTCCGTTATTTTTATTTCAATCACCTTATGTCTTTTTATTACTTATTCCCATTTATTTGGTAAGAGTACTGCTAACTAGGTTTTTTAATAAATGGATTAATGGTTATACAGGTGATTGCTTAGGATCCATTCAACAAATTTGTGAAATTATATTTTATTTAAGTATACTAATACTATGGAAATATATTTAA
- the cobT gene encoding nicotinate-nucleotide--dimethylbenzimidazole phosphoribosyltransferase has product MKTFKIQSPDQAIVAPLTNKINKKTKPVGSLADLEGIAIKIGTIQQTLSPRLSKPTIVLFAADHGIAEDNVVNPNPQEVTWQMVYNFIKGGAGINVFTDQHNIDLKIVDSGVKYDFENCEGLIHEKIALGTKNYLHGPAMTKEQCDTCIEKGAEIVANIHAEGSNIIGFGEMGIGNTSSSSLLMSTFLNIPIEDCVGKGAGLQNVGVQNKKRVLRAVINKHSSVSSPEEVLQTFGGFEIAMITGAILQAAELKMIVLIDGFIITAALLAASKINPEVVDYCIFSHTSGESGHQKLLEYFRAKPLLNLGLRLGEGTGAAIAYPLVQSAVNIVNNLSSFDHANVNDKVN; this is encoded by the coding sequence ATGAAAACATTTAAGATTCAATCACCTGACCAGGCTATTGTAGCTCCTTTAACCAATAAAATAAATAAAAAAACAAAACCCGTTGGTTCTCTAGCAGATTTAGAGGGTATCGCTATAAAAATAGGTACTATCCAACAAACGTTATCTCCTAGATTAAGTAAACCAACAATTGTGTTATTTGCAGCCGATCATGGTATTGCAGAAGATAATGTTGTAAACCCTAATCCGCAAGAAGTTACTTGGCAAATGGTTTATAATTTTATAAAAGGTGGAGCAGGAATTAATGTGTTTACAGACCAACATAATATTGATTTAAAAATTGTTGATTCAGGTGTAAAATATGATTTCGAAAATTGTGAAGGACTTATTCATGAAAAAATAGCTTTAGGCACAAAAAATTACTTGCATGGACCCGCAATGACAAAAGAGCAATGTGATACGTGTATTGAGAAAGGAGCTGAAATAGTTGCAAATATTCATGCTGAAGGTTCTAATATTATTGGTTTTGGAGAAATGGGTATTGGTAACACAAGTTCTTCATCTTTGTTAATGAGTACCTTTTTAAACATACCCATTGAAGATTGTGTTGGTAAAGGTGCTGGATTACAGAATGTTGGAGTTCAAAATAAAAAGAGAGTACTTAGAGCTGTTATAAATAAACACAGTTCGGTATCATCACCAGAAGAAGTTTTACAAACATTTGGTGGTTTTGAAATAGCAATGATAACAGGTGCTATATTGCAAGCTGCTGAATTAAAAATGATTGTATTAATTGATGGATTTATCATAACAGCGGCTTTATTAGCGGCTTCAAAAATAAATCCGGAAGTGGTTGATTATTGTATTTTTTCACATACTTCGGGAGAATCAGGTCATCAAAAATTATTAGAATATTTTAGAGCAAAACCTTTATTAAATTTAGGTTTAAGATTAGGGGAAGGTACAGGTGCTGCGATTGCGTATCCTTTAGTACAATCTGCTGTAAATATTGTAAATAATTTATCTAGTTTTGATCATGCAAACGTAAATGACAAAGTAAATTAA
- the cobN gene encoding cobaltochelatase subunit CobN, which translates to MHLISTIPGGWNPNDEGVFYIDQSPGDIVFLSSADSDLFMMNNAYKLIYNSVEKAPSFRFANLSYFKQELTIDTYVDEVISAAKIVVLKLLGGKAYYNYLCESITECCEENNIQLVFLPGDNKPDLELMQSSNIPLKDVDLIWKYIQAGGLENCKASLQLISNKITDTTVIPDAIKTIPDLFLYHPKEGIYTSSTENKEKKQAIIFGYRSYYLSNNLAPIHSIIDALEQQGISAIALMAAGYREHDIQQQIFNLLKAHQTEKPQVIINTTGFSVQGFNDTTQSLFDVFNVPAIQAIMGSCNRESWLEGSFGLPPTDIAMNIALPEVDGKIISKVISFKESVEKDALTDSEVVSYVPNIEGCEFVAQMAKAWINLQYKKNADKKIALVLPNYPNNNSRLANGVGLDTPQSTLQILAQLAAENYALAADYPKTTKELIHKLTNSVTNDLETINTLNERHSIKLDEAIFYKYYNQLSKTLKDTVEAQWGNPKDSPNYKEGSFLIPGFISDNVLVSIQPSRGYNLDLQASYHSPDLPPPPAYLAYYIWLQHSFKADALVHIGKHGNLEWLPGKSVALSKETCFPAAILGAIPHFYPFIINDPGEGTQAKRRNQAIILDHLIPPMTRAENYGDLLKLELLIDEFYESALVDKRRASLIKTKIETLVNETHLKSDLNQDGKDIDALLEVIDGYLCELKESQIRGGLHILGKLPREEKLIDLIVALHRLPQGDLKGITQSLAEDLQLDFDPINVVYSDKLEKDIFEISCRTYGQAVELLENKAKNLVTQLFNNDVIENIGQYTNQILNYIQQHTVPVLEKTSNEITHLIKGLNGQYIPAGGSGAPTRGRLDILPTGRNFYSVDVRTVPSETAYQLGQKSAQNIIDRYLQENGEYPTSIGLSVWGTSTMRTSGDDIAQALALIGVIPVWQGSNRRVKDFKVLSTLELRRPRVDVMLRISGFFRDAFPDLISLFNAAVEKVATLDETDEQNPIKKRFDEEKLQWQEEGLDEKQANERALYRVFGSKPGAYGAGLQGLIDGKNWTTSDDLAQAYINWSGYAYYGKDNSGKSAHETFKKRLSNIEVVMQNQDNREHDILDSDDYYQFQGGMTAAVNTIKGSQPETYFGDHSRPDNPKVKSLKEELLKVFRSRVVNPKWMQGMQEHGYKGAFEMAATMDYLFAYDATTNLIEDFMYEQITDSYLFDEDNQAFIEEHNPWALKDMSERMLEAIQRGMWENPSEETIEELKEIYKKSDNITE; encoded by the coding sequence GTGCATTTAATTTCTACCATACCAGGCGGCTGGAATCCTAACGATGAAGGTGTTTTTTATATAGATCAATCTCCGGGAGACATTGTTTTTTTGTCTTCGGCAGATTCCGATTTATTTATGATGAATAACGCCTACAAGTTAATTTATAACTCCGTAGAAAAAGCACCTTCTTTTCGGTTTGCAAATCTTAGTTATTTTAAGCAAGAATTAACGATAGACACCTATGTAGATGAAGTTATTTCTGCTGCAAAAATTGTAGTACTTAAACTTTTAGGCGGAAAAGCCTATTACAATTATCTTTGTGAATCAATTACAGAATGTTGCGAAGAAAACAATATTCAGTTGGTGTTTTTACCTGGTGATAACAAACCAGATTTAGAGTTGATGCAATCTTCTAACATTCCGTTAAAGGATGTCGATTTAATTTGGAAATATATACAAGCTGGTGGTTTAGAAAACTGTAAAGCATCTTTGCAATTAATTAGTAACAAAATTACAGATACAACCGTAATTCCGGATGCTATAAAAACCATTCCCGATTTATTTTTATATCACCCAAAAGAAGGAATTTATACTTCATCAACAGAAAATAAAGAAAAAAAACAAGCTATTATTTTTGGGTATAGAAGTTATTATTTATCTAATAATTTAGCTCCTATACATAGTATTATTGATGCTTTAGAACAACAAGGAATTTCTGCAATTGCATTAATGGCGGCTGGATATCGAGAACATGATATTCAGCAACAAATTTTTAATTTACTAAAAGCGCATCAAACAGAAAAACCCCAAGTTATTATTAATACGACAGGGTTTAGTGTGCAAGGATTTAATGATACTACACAGAGCTTGTTCGATGTTTTTAATGTACCCGCTATACAAGCAATTATGGGAAGTTGCAATCGTGAAAGTTGGCTAGAAGGAAGTTTTGGTTTGCCTCCTACCGATATTGCCATGAATATTGCGTTGCCAGAGGTGGATGGAAAAATTATATCGAAAGTAATTTCGTTTAAGGAATCGGTAGAAAAAGATGCTTTAACAGATTCTGAAGTGGTTTCTTATGTCCCTAATATAGAAGGCTGTGAGTTTGTTGCGCAAATGGCTAAAGCGTGGATTAACTTACAGTATAAAAAAAATGCTGATAAGAAAATTGCATTGGTTTTACCTAATTATCCAAATAACAATAGTCGTTTGGCAAATGGTGTTGGGTTAGATACGCCACAAAGTACCTTGCAAATTTTAGCACAATTGGCAGCTGAAAATTATGCCCTTGCGGCCGATTATCCTAAAACGACCAAAGAACTTATACATAAATTAACCAATTCTGTTACCAACGATTTAGAAACGATAAATACTTTAAATGAACGCCACTCTATTAAATTAGACGAAGCTATTTTTTATAAGTACTACAATCAGCTTTCTAAAACACTTAAAGATACAGTAGAAGCACAATGGGGAAACCCAAAAGATTCGCCAAACTATAAAGAAGGTTCTTTTTTAATTCCGGGTTTTATTTCTGATAATGTGTTGGTAAGTATTCAGCCAAGTAGAGGTTATAATTTAGATTTACAAGCCAGTTATCACTCGCCAGACTTACCTCCTCCTCCAGCCTATTTAGCCTATTATATTTGGTTGCAACATAGTTTTAAAGCAGATGCTTTAGTGCATATTGGTAAGCACGGAAATTTAGAATGGTTGCCTGGAAAAAGTGTGGCTTTGAGTAAAGAAACGTGTTTTCCTGCGGCTATTTTAGGCGCTATTCCTCATTTTTATCCGTTTATTATTAATGATCCAGGAGAAGGAACACAAGCTAAAAGAAGAAACCAAGCAATTATATTAGACCATTTAATTCCGCCAATGACACGCGCAGAGAATTATGGCGATTTACTAAAACTAGAACTGTTAATTGATGAGTTTTACGAGTCGGCTTTGGTTGATAAAAGAAGAGCCTCTTTAATTAAAACAAAGATTGAAACGCTGGTAAATGAAACCCATCTTAAATCTGATTTAAACCAAGATGGTAAAGATATTGATGCTTTATTAGAAGTGATTGACGGTTATTTATGTGAACTGAAAGAATCGCAAATTAGAGGTGGATTACATATTTTAGGGAAACTACCAAGAGAAGAAAAATTAATAGATTTAATTGTTGCTTTGCATCGTTTGCCACAAGGCGATTTAAAAGGAATTACACAGAGTTTGGCTGAAGATTTACAACTCGATTTTGATCCTATAAATGTTGTCTACTCAGATAAACTTGAAAAAGACATTTTTGAAATTTCCTGCAGAACTTACGGACAAGCAGTTGAGTTATTAGAAAACAAAGCGAAGAACCTTGTAACGCAATTATTTAACAACGATGTAATTGAGAATATTGGACAATACACCAATCAAATATTAAACTATATACAACAACATACAGTACCCGTTTTAGAAAAAACAAGTAATGAAATCACCCATTTAATTAAAGGTTTAAACGGGCAATACATACCTGCCGGAGGTTCTGGCGCTCCTACAAGAGGTCGTTTAGATATTTTACCTACGGGACGAAATTTTTATTCTGTTGATGTACGTACTGTTCCTTCTGAAACCGCATACCAATTAGGACAAAAAAGTGCTCAGAATATTATTGATCGTTATTTACAAGAAAACGGAGAATACCCTACTTCTATTGGTTTATCAGTTTGGGGTACTTCTACCATGCGAACCAGTGGCGATGATATTGCCCAAGCATTGGCCTTAATTGGTGTAATACCCGTTTGGCAAGGAAGCAACCGAAGAGTAAAAGATTTTAAAGTACTATCTACCTTAGAATTGAGAAGACCTAGAGTAGATGTAATGTTGCGTATTTCTGGTTTTTTTAGGGATGCTTTTCCTGATTTAATTTCTCTCTTTAATGCCGCTGTAGAAAAAGTAGCTACGCTAGATGAAACCGATGAACAAAACCCTATAAAAAAACGTTTTGATGAAGAAAAACTGCAATGGCAAGAAGAAGGTTTAGATGAAAAACAAGCCAATGAAAGAGCTTTGTATCGAGTATTCGGTTCGAAACCTGGTGCGTATGGTGCAGGTTTACAAGGTTTAATTGATGGAAAAAACTGGACAACTTCAGATGATTTAGCGCAAGCGTATATCAATTGGAGTGGTTATGCGTATTACGGAAAAGACAATAGTGGAAAATCTGCACATGAAACGTTTAAAAAACGATTATCTAATATTGAAGTGGTGATGCAAAATCAAGATAATAGAGAGCATGATATTTTAGATTCTGATGATTATTATCAGTTTCAAGGAGGAATGACGGCAGCCGTAAATACTATAAAAGGATCTCAACCAGAAACGTATTTTGGAGATCATTCTAGACCTGATAATCCGAAGGTGAAATCTTTAAAAGAAGAATTATTAAAAGTTTTTCGCTCTAGGGTTGTAAACCCAAAATGGATGCAAGGGATGCAAGAACATGGGTATAAAGGTGCTTTTGAAATGGCTGCCACCATGGATTATTTGTTTGCTTATGATGCCACCACCAATTTAATAGAAGATTTTATGTACGAACAAATTACAGATTCTTATTTGTTTGACGAGGATAACCAAGCTTTTATAGAAGAACACAATCCTTGGGCCTTAAAAGATATGTCTGAGCGTATGCTGGAAGCGATTCAAAGAGGGATGTGGGAAAATCCGTCCGAAGAAACTATTGAAGAATTAAAAGAAATTTATAAAAAATCTGATAACATAACAGAATAA
- the cobW gene encoding cobalamin biosynthesis protein CobW: MNTKIPITIVTGFLGVGKTTLVHNMLKNANGKRIAVLVNEFGEVDVDGQLIASSECGDEGCNLIQLPNGCICCTVQEEFLPSMLQLLERKEEIDHIVIETSGLSMPKPLVKAVNWPDLKPHITIDSVITVVDAVGIATGEICDRERVQVQRLADDSLDHETPIEELFLDQLGCADLVLVSKRDLIDDEKFDEVTKIITDKARPNTKIIPVINGELDNALLLGVEASAEDDVDNRHSIHEEHHKSGNHHHHNDDIKTVLLEYTETADIKVLVKDLKKLVEDNEIYRIKGFVNIPNKPMRMVLQGVGSRFDYYFERPWGENEARKTSLVVIGKNIELTKNNEVHTHAHSHDHGHSHAHSH; encoded by the coding sequence ATGAATACAAAAATACCAATTACTATTGTTACCGGATTTTTAGGCGTAGGAAAAACGACCTTAGTACATAATATGCTAAAGAATGCCAACGGAAAACGCATTGCTGTTTTGGTGAATGAATTTGGAGAAGTAGATGTGGACGGACAATTAATAGCTTCATCTGAATGTGGTGATGAAGGCTGTAATTTAATTCAATTACCAAACGGATGTATTTGTTGTACGGTACAAGAAGAATTTTTACCCTCTATGTTACAATTATTAGAGCGCAAAGAAGAAATTGATCATATTGTGATAGAAACGTCTGGTTTATCGATGCCAAAACCTTTGGTAAAAGCAGTAAATTGGCCAGATTTAAAACCTCATATTACTATAGATTCTGTAATTACAGTAGTAGATGCAGTAGGAATTGCAACCGGAGAAATTTGCGATAGAGAACGGGTGCAAGTACAACGTTTAGCGGATGATTCTTTAGACCATGAAACACCTATTGAAGAGTTGTTTTTAGATCAATTAGGTTGTGCAGATTTGGTTTTAGTAAGCAAAAGAGATTTGATTGATGATGAGAAGTTTGATGAAGTTACTAAAATAATTACCGATAAAGCAAGACCAAACACCAAGATTATTCCGGTAATAAATGGTGAATTAGATAATGCTTTATTACTAGGAGTGGAAGCTTCTGCAGAGGATGATGTAGATAACCGTCATTCTATTCACGAAGAGCACCATAAATCTGGAAACCACCACCACCACAACGATGATATTAAAACAGTTTTATTAGAGTATACCGAAACTGCGGATATTAAAGTTTTAGTGAAAGATTTAAAAAAGCTTGTAGAAGACAACGAGATTTATAGAATTAAAGGTTTTGTAAATATCCCGAACAAGCCAATGCGCATGGTACTGCAAGGTGTTGGTAGTCGTTTCGATTATTATTTTGAAAGACCTTGGGGAGAAAATGAAGCACGCAAAACAAGTTTAGTGGTTATTGGTAAAAATATAGAATTGACTAAAAATAACGAAGTGCATACGCATGCTCATAGTCATGATCACGGACATTCTCACGCTCATTCTCATTAA
- a CDS encoding energy-coupling factor ABC transporter permease, giving the protein MHIEPGIVDSAKIGLSYATAAVTIFGVAKSSFSNIKKNNPLTFLVKSIATTALVFTFFQVLPHYSVGVSEVHFILGSTLFLLFGLAPASIGLALGLLIQGVFFAQIDLPQYGMNITTLLVPLMALSYIADKVIKKDTPYIQLKYAQVLKLSLVYQAGIVGWVTFWAIYGQGFATENLVSIASFGSVYMLVVLIEPLIDLGVLAAAKYLTGKLKESNFLEKRLYNTVQA; this is encoded by the coding sequence ATGCACATCGAACCAGGAATCGTAGATTCAGCAAAAATTGGACTTTCATACGCAACAGCAGCAGTCACAATTTTCGGAGTAGCTAAATCATCTTTTAGCAACATCAAAAAAAACAATCCTTTAACTTTTTTAGTCAAATCTATTGCTACAACAGCTTTAGTATTTACATTTTTTCAAGTATTACCACATTATTCAGTAGGAGTTTCTGAAGTTCACTTTATTTTAGGATCAACATTATTTTTACTCTTTGGCCTCGCACCTGCTAGTATTGGGCTCGCACTTGGTTTATTAATTCAAGGAGTATTCTTTGCACAAATTGATTTACCTCAATATGGAATGAACATCACCACCTTACTTGTTCCATTAATGGCACTTTCTTATATTGCTGATAAAGTTATCAAAAAAGATACACCATACATCCAATTAAAATATGCGCAAGTTTTAAAACTTTCATTAGTTTATCAAGCAGGTATTGTAGGTTGGGTTACATTTTGGGCAATTTATGGTCAAGGTTTTGCAACAGAAAACTTAGTAAGCATCGCTAGTTTTGGTAGTGTTTATATGTTAGTTGTACTAATTGAGCCATTAATAGATTTAGGTGTATTAGCGGCAGCAAAATACTTAACAGGTAAACTTAAAGAAAGTAACTTTTTAGAGAAGAGACTTTACAATACTGTACAAGCATAA
- a CDS encoding cob(I)yrinic acid a,c-diamide adenosyltransferase, with the protein MKIYTRKGDKGTTGVFGGKREFKNSARIECIGTLDEVNSTIGLMRTKLGNEHEWQPNLHRIQKDMMNMMSHLARPSDSKKENPNPEPKDGADFCEVWMDKMEANISSPSDYFLLPGGNEISALCHVCRTQMRRGERQLVTLMQEDPECVHDYIMSYVNRLSDLFFTMARAEMDKHGVAEEKWNLFLYKRKKKVVKD; encoded by the coding sequence ATGAAAATTTACACAAGAAAAGGAGATAAAGGTACCACTGGAGTTTTTGGAGGGAAAAGAGAATTTAAAAACTCTGCAAGAATTGAATGTATAGGAACCTTAGACGAGGTAAATTCTACCATTGGTTTAATGCGTACTAAGCTAGGTAACGAACACGAATGGCAACCAAATTTGCATCGCATTCAAAAAGATATGATGAATATGATGTCTCACTTGGCAAGACCGTCTGATTCTAAAAAAGAAAACCCGAATCCGGAACCGAAAGATGGCGCAGATTTTTGTGAGGTTTGGATGGACAAAATGGAAGCAAATATTAGTTCTCCATCAGACTATTTTTTATTGCCTGGAGGAAATGAAATATCGGCACTTTGCCACGTTTGTAGAACACAAATGCGCAGAGGAGAAAGACAATTGGTTACCTTAATGCAAGAAGACCCAGAATGTGTTCACGATTACATTATGAGTTATGTTAATAGGCTATCTGATTTGTTTTTTACCATGGCAAGAGCAGAAATGGACAAGCATGGTGTTGCCGAAGAAAAATGGAATTTATTCTTATATAAAAGAAAAAAGAAAGTAGTAAAAGATTAA
- a CDS encoding cobyrinate a,c-diamide synthase, whose protein sequence is MTKQLIISAPSSNAGKTTLTLGLLRLFKNKNITIQPFKVGPDYIDPKFHQLACKKVGVNLDLFMMSQDEINTCLNFYGKEAKINCIEGVMGLFDGAKKDKGSTAEMAKKLKTPVLLVIDAKAVAYSVAPLIQGFVNFDKEVEIMGVVFNRVGSEKHYDMLKEACDDINVRCFGYLSNLKDIEIPSRHLGLNIQEIEKFDIVIDKIANELDKTVDWQAILEASKVIEPSVILSTEKTTASKKIKFAVAKDAAFNFIYPQNIGAMETLGEVVFFSPITDVKIPDCDFIYFPGGYPEMYLKELSSNTEMLKSIKEFAQNDGKIYAECGGMMYLGKAIISENNEAFKMVNYFDFESSIADKKLHLGYRTSKVNEHIFKGHEFHYSTLIHDHESTVNATITNARGGDTTTKIYKKNKVMGSYVHHYFGTPEKLLQLINELNNNI, encoded by the coding sequence TTGACAAAACAACTCATCATTTCGGCACCAAGTAGCAATGCAGGTAAAACAACACTTACTTTAGGATTACTGCGTTTATTCAAAAATAAAAACATTACGATACAACCTTTTAAAGTTGGTCCAGATTATATAGATCCTAAATTTCATCAATTGGCTTGTAAAAAAGTGGGGGTAAATTTAGATTTATTTATGATGTCTCAAGATGAGATAAACACCTGTTTAAACTTCTACGGCAAAGAGGCTAAAATTAATTGCATAGAAGGTGTAATGGGCTTGTTTGATGGTGCTAAAAAAGATAAAGGTAGTACGGCTGAAATGGCTAAAAAGCTAAAGACACCTGTTTTACTAGTAATTGATGCCAAAGCTGTTGCCTATTCTGTTGCACCACTTATTCAGGGTTTTGTAAATTTTGATAAAGAAGTAGAAATAATGGGCGTTGTCTTTAACCGTGTAGGATCGGAAAAACATTACGATATGCTTAAAGAAGCTTGTGATGATATTAATGTACGTTGTTTTGGGTATTTATCTAACTTAAAGGACATTGAAATTCCGTCGAGACATTTAGGATTAAATATACAGGAAATAGAAAAGTTTGATATTGTTATTGATAAAATTGCAAACGAACTAGACAAAACAGTAGATTGGCAAGCTATTTTAGAAGCTTCTAAAGTTATTGAGCCAAGTGTTATTTTATCAACAGAAAAAACAACAGCATCCAAAAAAATAAAATTTGCAGTGGCTAAAGACGCAGCTTTTAATTTTATATATCCGCAGAACATTGGTGCCATGGAAACATTAGGAGAAGTGGTGTTTTTTAGCCCAATAACTGATGTGAAAATTCCTGATTGTGATTTTATCTATTTCCCAGGCGGATACCCGGAAATGTATTTGAAGGAATTGTCTAGCAATACAGAAATGCTGAAAAGCATTAAAGAATTCGCACAAAATGACGGTAAAATTTACGCCGAATGTGGCGGAATGATGTATTTAGGAAAAGCTATTATTTCAGAAAATAACGAAGCTTTCAAAATGGTGAATTATTTCGATTTTGAATCTTCAATAGCCGATAAAAAACTGCATTTAGGTTACCGAACATCTAAAGTAAATGAACATATTTTTAAAGGGCACGAGTTTCATTATTCAACCTTAATACATGATCATGAAAGTACTGTTAACGCCACAATTACAAATGCAAGAGGTGGTGATACAACTACCAAAATTTATAAAAAAAATAAAGTAATGGGTTCTTATGTGCATCACTATTTTGGTACACCCGAAAAACTTTTACAATTAATAAACGAACTAAATAACAACATATGA